One genomic region from Haloterrigena gelatinilytica encodes:
- the gcvT gene encoding glycine cleavage system aminomethyltransferase GcvT, whose protein sequence is MPLQTPPLRGLHDERGAKFTEFGGWDMPVEFDSIRTEHAAVREAVGIFDVSHMGQIHVTGPDATELMQRLTTNDVARLAVGDSQYAAITDEDGVIIDDTVVYRLPDETAEGAGDEAGGEPTYLFVPNAGTDESTHERWITYRNEWGLEATVDNRTDEYAMFAVQGPDAAELVDEATAESITELDRFEAQYATVDGVDCWIARTGYTGEDGFELIVPWSEAEHVWSLFDCQPCGLGARDTLRIEAGLLLAGQDFDRESDPRTPYEAGIGFTVALETEFVGRDALERVREEGVEEKLVGFQLIDRGVPRHGYDITNTDSRVIGTVTSGTMSPSLEQPIGLGYVPVEYAEPGTTLQVVVRGQSKKARVETTPFIDTV, encoded by the coding sequence ATGCCGCTTCAGACGCCGCCGTTGCGTGGGCTCCACGACGAGCGTGGCGCGAAGTTCACGGAGTTTGGCGGCTGGGACATGCCGGTCGAGTTCGATTCGATCCGGACGGAACACGCGGCCGTCCGCGAGGCCGTCGGGATCTTCGACGTCTCCCACATGGGACAGATCCACGTTACCGGGCCGGACGCGACCGAACTGATGCAACGGCTCACGACCAACGACGTCGCCCGACTCGCCGTCGGTGACTCCCAGTACGCCGCGATCACCGACGAGGACGGCGTCATCATCGACGACACGGTCGTCTACCGGCTTCCCGACGAGACCGCCGAGGGGGCCGGCGACGAGGCAGGGGGCGAGCCGACCTACCTCTTCGTCCCCAACGCCGGGACCGACGAGTCGACCCACGAGCGCTGGATCACCTACCGCAACGAGTGGGGCCTCGAGGCGACCGTCGACAATCGGACCGACGAGTACGCCATGTTCGCCGTACAGGGGCCCGACGCCGCCGAACTGGTCGACGAGGCGACCGCGGAGTCGATCACCGAACTGGACCGGTTCGAGGCCCAGTACGCGACGGTCGACGGCGTCGACTGCTGGATCGCCCGCACGGGGTACACCGGCGAGGACGGCTTCGAACTGATCGTCCCGTGGTCGGAGGCCGAGCACGTCTGGTCGCTGTTCGACTGCCAGCCCTGCGGGCTGGGCGCCCGGGACACGCTCCGGATCGAGGCCGGCCTCCTGCTGGCCGGCCAGGACTTCGATCGCGAGTCCGATCCGCGAACGCCTTACGAGGCCGGCATCGGCTTCACGGTCGCCCTCGAGACCGAGTTCGTCGGTCGGGACGCCCTCGAGCGCGTCCGCGAAGAGGGCGTCGAGGAGAAGCTGGTCGGCTTCCAGTTGATCGACCGCGGCGTCCCGCGACACGGCTACGACATCACGAACACCGACAGCCGCGTGATCGGCACCGTCACCAGCGGCACGATGAGTCCCTCGCTCGAGCAACCCATCGGACTGGGCTACGTGCCCGTCGAGTACGCGGAACCGGGGACGACCCTGCAGGTCGTCGTCCGCGGCCAGTCCAAAAAGGCAAGAGTTGAAACGACACCGTTCATCGACACCGTATAA
- the sucC gene encoding ADP-forming succinate--CoA ligase subunit beta has protein sequence MKLHEYQAKQVFADAGIPTPASELASDVDGAVAAAEEIGYPVAIKAQVQVGGRGKAGGIKLVEDEDEAREAADEILGMDLKGYHVDRVLVEEAVDFTNELYVGITMDRGEGKPVAMVSTKGGVNIEEVAEEDPDAIAREHIDPSFGMHAYQARKAVYDAGVDQSVARDVSNVLMTLYELWDARDGSDAEINPLMVTSDDEVIAADAVMNIDEDALFRQPELAEMEEEAAGGDELEQKADEYDFDYVRLDGNVGIIGNGAGLVMTTLDLVDHYGGEPANFLDVGGGAKAERIANALDMVFSDDNVDSVVFNIFGGITRGDEVARGINEALEQFDEIPKPVVVRLAGTNWEEGMEILNEDLVTVEQTLEDAVQRAVEYAGEVNE, from the coding sequence ATGAAATTGCACGAGTACCAGGCGAAGCAGGTCTTCGCCGACGCCGGCATTCCGACGCCGGCATCAGAACTCGCCTCCGACGTCGACGGCGCGGTCGCCGCGGCCGAGGAGATCGGGTATCCAGTCGCGATCAAGGCGCAGGTACAGGTCGGTGGCCGCGGGAAGGCCGGCGGGATCAAACTCGTCGAGGACGAGGACGAAGCGCGCGAGGCGGCCGACGAGATTCTGGGGATGGATCTCAAGGGCTACCACGTCGATCGCGTCCTCGTCGAGGAAGCGGTCGATTTCACTAACGAGCTCTACGTGGGGATCACGATGGATCGCGGCGAGGGCAAACCCGTCGCGATGGTCTCGACGAAAGGCGGCGTCAACATCGAGGAGGTCGCCGAGGAGGACCCCGACGCCATCGCGCGCGAGCACATCGATCCCTCCTTCGGGATGCACGCCTACCAGGCCCGCAAGGCCGTCTACGACGCGGGCGTCGATCAGAGCGTCGCTCGCGACGTCTCGAACGTCCTGATGACTCTCTACGAACTCTGGGACGCTCGCGACGGTTCCGACGCCGAGATCAACCCGCTGATGGTCACCAGCGACGACGAGGTCATCGCGGCCGACGCCGTGATGAACATCGACGAGGACGCGCTGTTCCGCCAGCCCGAACTCGCCGAGATGGAAGAGGAGGCCGCGGGCGGCGACGAACTCGAGCAGAAGGCCGACGAGTACGACTTCGACTACGTCCGTCTGGACGGTAACGTCGGCATCATCGGCAACGGCGCCGGTCTCGTGATGACGACGCTCGACCTCGTCGATCACTACGGCGGCGAGCCCGCCAACTTCCTCGACGTCGGCGGCGGCGCGAAGGCCGAGCGCATCGCGAACGCGCTCGATATGGTGTTCTCGGACGACAACGTCGATTCGGTCGTCTTCAACATCTTCGGCGGGATCACGCGCGGCGACGAGGTCGCCCGCGGGATCAACGAGGCGTTAGAGCAGTTCGACGAGATCCCCAAGCCGGTCGTCGTCCGTCTGGCCGGCACCAACTGGGAGGAAGGTATGGAAATTCTCAACGAGGACCTCGTGACGGTCGAACAGACCCTCGAGGATGCGGTACAGCGTGCCGTCGAGTACGCTGGGGAGGTGAACGAATAA
- a CDS encoding GIDE domain-containing protein has translation MTTLRSYLRVRRTPVTDAGDVVGDGSPVRVSGTVRPLEEPLKAPLSGREAVCYELSVTREGVAESDDEPETTRSGRGASFLSFADATLRETRPIDDRRTAFLLEDETGRVAVDPADATLRLEETESTDVPAGERLSGSLRTHLAETDYDPTEHRETYREATVEPGDELTVVGVARGRDRAKPDRNVRQVPNARDDGSRPDRADESALALEALPTVTDGEESGSEHIVAVGCERRVDRRFRRTIAGCALAGLALTGSGLLALSLVAGLW, from the coding sequence GTGACGACGCTCCGATCGTATCTCCGGGTCCGCCGAACGCCCGTCACCGACGCCGGCGACGTCGTCGGCGACGGGAGTCCCGTACGAGTGAGCGGAACGGTGCGGCCGCTCGAGGAACCCCTCAAGGCGCCGCTGTCGGGTCGCGAAGCGGTCTGTTACGAACTCTCGGTCACCCGCGAGGGCGTCGCCGAATCCGACGACGAGCCCGAGACGACGCGGTCCGGTCGCGGCGCGTCGTTTCTCTCGTTCGCGGACGCGACGCTGCGGGAGACCCGCCCCATCGACGACCGCCGAACGGCGTTCCTCCTCGAGGACGAAACCGGCCGCGTCGCCGTCGACCCGGCGGACGCGACACTGCGACTGGAGGAGACCGAGTCGACGGACGTGCCCGCCGGCGAACGGCTGTCCGGATCGCTCCGGACGCACCTCGCCGAGACCGACTACGACCCGACCGAGCACCGGGAGACGTACCGCGAGGCGACCGTCGAACCGGGCGACGAACTCACCGTCGTCGGCGTGGCTCGAGGTAGAGACCGGGCGAAACCGGACCGAAACGTCCGGCAGGTCCCGAACGCTCGAGACGACGGCTCGAGACCGGACCGGGCCGACGAATCGGCACTCGCACTCGAGGCGCTCCCGACGGTGACCGACGGCGAGGAATCCGGCTCCGAGCATATCGTCGCCGTCGGCTGTGAGCGACGCGTCGACCGACGGTTCCGCCGGACGATCGCGGGCTGTGCGCTCGCGGGGCTCGCGCTGACGGGGAGCGGGCTCCTCGCGCTGTCGCTAGTGGCTGGACTCTGGTGA
- a CDS encoding DUF3054 domain-containing protein, which produces MDTAVRTDGRTEAVDRTTLALGVGDVGLVTGLLVYGQLSHEANPLAQPLGTLETIAPFVIGWIVVAALAGLYTRSAAAAPSRAARLTAVVWLGAANVGLLLRQGLFGDSATWPFPLVITGFGFLLLVGWRVGYATVAGRSGTA; this is translated from the coding sequence ATGGACACCGCAGTTCGAACGGACGGCCGGACCGAAGCGGTCGACCGAACGACGCTCGCCCTCGGCGTCGGCGACGTCGGCCTGGTCACCGGATTGCTGGTCTACGGTCAACTCAGCCACGAGGCGAATCCGCTCGCACAGCCCCTCGGGACGCTCGAGACGATCGCCCCGTTCGTGATCGGCTGGATCGTCGTCGCGGCGCTGGCCGGACTCTACACGCGGTCGGCCGCCGCGGCGCCGTCGCGAGCGGCGCGGCTGACGGCGGTGGTGTGGCTCGGCGCGGCGAACGTCGGGTTGCTCCTCCGGCAGGGGCTGTTCGGCGACTCGGCGACCTGGCCGTTCCCGCTCGTGATCACGGGGTTCGGGTTCCTCCTGCTGGTCGGCTGGCGCGTCGGGTACGCGACCGTCGCAGGCCGGAGCGGGACCGCGTAA
- a CDS encoding midas domain-containing protein, whose product MNANSGEGALDVGGADDLFGDLEEEVDDGEATDETAEESSNGADESETVEDRTAAAVFGELQNAATDAAEIDDVLEDESPDDIIASMDEPKSEAESVDDDLLVDEGELADLLLTDRTKDEEFLWVETDDETDESSTDASDDVGVDSPAETDDRDVDTASTETEADGGDDPDAEAAAAATDVDQSFDADDSSSVSADNGDGDGSDADDARATVSGSTSLAVDADDTTVDEAAASVDTETETAAEPAESTAADEADDEADVEETSLDPAENTDVPATTDEDDGSGGLLGWLRSKLGGLF is encoded by the coding sequence ATGAACGCAAATTCGGGCGAGGGCGCGCTCGACGTCGGGGGGGCCGACGACCTGTTCGGCGACCTCGAGGAGGAGGTCGACGACGGGGAGGCGACCGACGAGACGGCCGAGGAGTCGTCGAACGGGGCGGACGAATCCGAGACCGTCGAAGATCGGACGGCCGCCGCGGTTTTCGGAGAACTACAGAACGCCGCGACCGACGCCGCCGAGATCGACGACGTGCTCGAGGACGAGAGTCCCGACGACATCATCGCGAGCATGGACGAGCCGAAATCCGAGGCAGAATCGGTCGACGACGACCTGCTCGTCGACGAGGGCGAACTCGCGGATCTCCTGTTGACCGATCGGACGAAAGACGAGGAGTTCCTCTGGGTCGAGACCGACGACGAAACCGACGAGTCGTCGACCGATGCGTCCGATGACGTCGGTGTCGATAGCCCCGCCGAGACGGACGATCGCGACGTTGACACCGCGTCGACCGAAACCGAAGCCGACGGCGGCGATGATCCGGACGCCGAAGCGGCGGCCGCGGCGACCGACGTCGACCAGTCTTTCGACGCGGACGACAGTTCGTCGGTTTCGGCCGATAACGGCGACGGGGACGGGAGCGACGCTGACGACGCTCGAGCCACCGTTTCGGGCTCGACGTCGTTGGCCGTCGACGCCGACGACACGACGGTCGACGAGGCCGCAGCATCGGTGGACACCGAGACTGAGACGGCGGCCGAACCCGCCGAGTCGACGGCCGCGGACGAAGCGGACGACGAGGCGGACGTCGAGGAGACCTCGCTCGACCCCGCCGAGAACACGGACGTTCCCGCGACGACGGACGAGGACGACGGCTCCGGCGGCCTGCTCGGCTGGCTGCGCTCGAAGCTCGGCGGCCTGTTCTGA
- the sucD gene encoding succinate--CoA ligase subunit alpha: protein MSVLVDDDTRVVVQGITGGEGKFHAKQMMEYGTNVVAGAVPGKGGQEVEGVPVYDTVHEAVEEENADTSVIFVPPAFAGDAVFESLDADLDLAVAITEGIPTQDMARVNKRLTETDTRLIGPNCPGLITPGEAKLGILPGNIFAEGNVGLVSRSGTLTYQVVDSLTNRGIGQTTAIGIGGDPIIGTDFVDALELFEDDPDTDAIVMCGEIGGEDEEEAAAFIDDYVDTPVAGFIAGRTAPPGKRMGHAGAIVSGSGTGTAESKISALNDAGVPVGDTPEEVADHIEEFLA, encoded by the coding sequence ATGAGCGTTCTAGTCGACGACGACACGCGCGTCGTGGTACAGGGCATCACCGGCGGGGAAGGCAAGTTCCACGCCAAGCAGATGATGGAGTACGGCACCAACGTCGTTGCCGGCGCGGTCCCCGGCAAGGGCGGCCAGGAGGTCGAAGGCGTCCCCGTCTACGACACGGTCCACGAGGCCGTCGAGGAGGAGAACGCCGACACCTCGGTCATCTTCGTCCCGCCGGCGTTCGCCGGCGACGCCGTCTTCGAGTCGCTCGACGCCGATCTCGACCTCGCGGTCGCGATCACGGAGGGCATTCCGACCCAGGACATGGCCCGCGTCAACAAGCGCCTCACCGAGACCGACACCCGACTCATCGGTCCGAACTGTCCGGGTCTCATCACCCCCGGCGAGGCCAAACTCGGCATTCTCCCCGGCAACATCTTCGCCGAGGGGAACGTCGGCCTCGTCTCCCGTTCGGGGACGCTGACCTACCAGGTCGTCGACAGCCTGACCAACCGCGGTATCGGGCAGACGACGGCCATCGGTATCGGCGGCGACCCGATCATCGGCACCGACTTCGTCGACGCCCTCGAGCTGTTCGAGGACGACCCCGACACCGACGCCATCGTCATGTGCGGCGAGATCGGCGGCGAGGACGAGGAGGAGGCCGCCGCGTTCATCGACGACTACGTCGACACGCCGGTCGCCGGCTTCATCGCCGGCCGCACGGCGCCGCCGGGCAAGCGGATGGGTCACGCCGGCGCCATCGTCTCCGGCTCCGGGACCGGTACCGCCGAGAGCAAGATCAGCGCCCTCAACGACGCGGGCGTCCCCGTCGGCGACACGCCCGAGGAAGTCGCCGACCACATCGAAGAGTTCCTCGCGTAA
- a CDS encoding helix-turn-helix domain-containing protein → MGGRGPKRELAEKIAGEITLSDDPGATLRKWRTDFDISQTDLATELDVSSSVISDYESGRRESPGIGVVRRLVDGLLSIDERRGGDRIRQYGRVLSAGFDSDVVHDLREYATSIPLEKLYDDIDATQITAGSTDRISGHTVIDSIQAITRLSSEEFFRLYGQSTNRVLVFTGVSRGESPLVALRVVNPTPNAVVLHGIDEEDLWDHAADLARIDGYSLAVTNTDLDGMLEYLVGLE, encoded by the coding sequence ATGGGCGGACGTGGGCCAAAACGGGAACTCGCGGAGAAGATCGCCGGGGAAATCACGCTGAGCGACGATCCCGGCGCGACCTTGCGGAAGTGGCGCACCGATTTCGACATCTCGCAGACGGATCTCGCCACCGAGTTGGACGTCTCGTCGTCGGTCATCTCCGACTACGAGAGCGGGCGCCGGGAGAGCCCCGGCATCGGCGTCGTCCGCCGGCTCGTCGACGGACTGCTCTCGATCGACGAACGGCGGGGCGGCGACCGCATCCGGCAGTACGGCCGGGTCCTCTCGGCCGGCTTCGACAGCGACGTCGTCCACGATCTGCGGGAGTACGCCACCTCGATCCCGCTCGAGAAACTGTACGACGATATCGACGCGACGCAGATCACCGCCGGGAGCACCGACCGCATCAGCGGCCACACGGTCATCGACAGCATCCAGGCGATCACGCGCCTCTCGAGCGAGGAGTTCTTCCGGCTCTACGGGCAGAGCACGAACCGCGTGCTGGTGTTTACGGGCGTCTCCCGCGGCGAGTCGCCGCTGGTCGCCCTGCGGGTCGTCAATCCGACGCCGAACGCGGTCGTCCTCCACGGGATCGACGAGGAAGACCTCTGGGATCACGCCGCCGATCTGGCCCGCATCGACGGCTACTCGCTGGCCGTGACGAACACCGATCTCGACGGGATGCTCGAGTACCTCGTCGGCCTCGAGTGA
- the gcvH gene encoding glycine cleavage system protein GcvH — MSFDVPDDRRYLESHEWALEDDGTVRVGITDFAQDELGDVVFVELPDEGDDVTQEEEFGVVESIKAVSDLYAPVSGEVTAVNDDLFDAPELVNDDPFGDGWMLEIDADDASELDDLLTADEYEDQIA, encoded by the coding sequence ATGAGCTTCGACGTTCCCGACGACAGACGCTACCTGGAATCGCACGAGTGGGCACTCGAGGACGACGGCACCGTCCGAGTCGGCATCACCGACTTCGCGCAGGACGAACTCGGCGACGTCGTCTTCGTCGAACTCCCCGACGAGGGCGACGACGTCACGCAGGAGGAGGAGTTCGGCGTGGTCGAGTCCATCAAGGCCGTCTCCGACCTCTACGCGCCGGTCAGCGGCGAGGTCACGGCCGTCAACGACGACCTGTTCGACGCGCCGGAACTGGTCAACGACGACCCCTTCGGCGACGGCTGGATGCTCGAGATCGACGCCGACGACGCGAGCGAACTCGACGACCTGCTCACCGCCGACGAGTACGAAGACCAGATCGCCTGA
- a CDS encoding J domain-containing protein, with translation MAVADDRQAGCEGCGRTVPLEDLTTVTMPDGERVACCPRCEPHAREAARKCSSLDQRRAACDGCTGTYLETELEDVVLEDGTVLACCPSCATEAPNGNAGAASADDGERAAADRGDEAEGSGEETLCLQCNEWVAAELFRVTTIDDRTEKFCPTCKERAEADGIVKDVDMRKTKAREVLGVEADATDDELKTAFHRQVKRAHPDRESGSKSAFKLVREAYERLTEDD, from the coding sequence ATGGCTGTGGCCGACGACCGTCAGGCAGGCTGTGAGGGGTGTGGCCGAACGGTGCCGCTCGAGGACCTGACGACGGTGACGATGCCCGACGGGGAGCGGGTCGCGTGCTGTCCCCGCTGTGAGCCCCACGCACGCGAGGCCGCGCGGAAGTGCTCGTCGCTCGACCAGCGGCGGGCCGCCTGCGACGGCTGTACCGGCACCTACCTCGAGACCGAACTCGAGGACGTCGTCCTCGAGGACGGAACGGTGCTCGCGTGCTGTCCGTCCTGTGCGACGGAGGCGCCGAACGGGAACGCCGGCGCGGCAAGCGCGGACGACGGGGAGCGCGCGGCCGCCGACCGCGGCGACGAGGCCGAGGGGAGCGGCGAGGAAACCCTCTGTCTGCAGTGCAACGAGTGGGTTGCCGCCGAACTGTTCCGCGTGACGACCATCGACGACCGGACCGAGAAGTTCTGCCCGACCTGCAAGGAACGCGCGGAAGCGGACGGCATCGTCAAGGACGTCGACATGCGGAAGACGAAAGCCCGGGAGGTCCTCGGCGTCGAGGCCGACGCGACCGACGACGAACTCAAGACGGCCTTCCATCGACAGGTCAAGCGGGCCCATCCCGACCGGGAAAGCGGCAGCAAGTCGGCGTTCAAACTGGTCCGAGAGGCCTACGAGCGACTGACGGAAGACGACTGA